A section of the Paenibacillus odorifer genome encodes:
- a CDS encoding ABC transporter ATP-binding protein, with amino-acid sequence MENILEVHEVTKKYSSKHALREVSFNLSAGKITGLLGSNGSGKSTLMKIIAGLSQPTTGRVSVIGGSVGTESKAVVSFMPDKPLTESWMSVSDALKFQTDFYPDFDLTKASRMLEFMKLSPQDKVKDLSKGMNERLQLTLALSRRASLYLLDEPIGGVDPVARTKILNALVEFYEEDSTILLSTHLVSDIERIFDDVIFIKEGEIVMHTAVEDIRLRQGKSIDELFREVYAEC; translated from the coding sequence TTGGAAAATATACTTGAGGTTCATGAAGTTACAAAAAAATATAGTTCCAAGCATGCCCTCCGCGAGGTATCCTTTAATCTGAGTGCGGGTAAGATCACGGGACTGTTAGGCAGTAACGGCAGCGGCAAAAGTACACTTATGAAAATCATCGCCGGGCTGTCACAGCCTACGACCGGTCGTGTATCGGTCATTGGGGGTTCTGTAGGAACAGAAAGTAAAGCGGTGGTATCGTTTATGCCTGATAAGCCGCTTACAGAATCTTGGATGAGTGTTTCTGATGCTCTAAAGTTCCAAACTGACTTCTATCCTGATTTTGATCTGACTAAAGCCTCGCGAATGTTGGAGTTTATGAAGCTAAGTCCGCAAGATAAGGTAAAGGATCTGTCCAAAGGGATGAATGAACGTTTACAGCTTACACTTGCTCTATCACGCCGAGCTAGCCTTTATTTGTTGGATGAACCCATTGGTGGTGTGGATCCGGTAGCTAGAACAAAAATTCTTAATGCATTGGTAGAGTTTTATGAAGAGGATAGTACCATTCTCTTATCAACCCATTTAGTATCGGATATTGAGCGGATCTTTGATGATGTGATTTTTATAAAAGAGGGAGAAATTGTGATGCATACGGCGGTAGAGGATATCCGGCTTCGCCAAGGCAAAAGCATAGATGAACTGTTCAGAGAGGTGTACGCAGAATGCTAA